One Trichoderma asperellum chromosome 5, complete sequence genomic region harbors:
- a CDS encoding putative NRPS-like protein biosynthetic cluster (EggNog:ENOG41~antiSMASH:Cluster_5.1~SMCOG1002:AMP-dependent synthetase and ligase), with amino-acid sequence MLALLKAGAAFVPLDTEHPVGMLRGIMQPLKPNTILCSAKMNDQAARLAPHSLIIDKSLGLVSYTTSIDREREHNTQPNDLAYALFISGSTGTPKGVQISHSNLSSAIHHQADFLGFANNARSFDGSSYAFDACIFNFFYTIARGACLSVPNASIRKGDLSSFIAKREANLAQLIPSISRTLDVGVLQP; translated from the coding sequence ATGCTTGCCCTCCTCAAAGCAGGTGCAGCATTCGTTCCACTGGATACAGAACACCCAGTGGGCATGTTGCGAGGCATCATGCAACCCTTAAAGCCTAATACAATTCTATGCTCTGCGAAAATGAACGACCAGGCAGCACGGCTTGCTCCTCATAGCCTCATCATCGATAAGTCACTCGGCCTCGTAAGTTATACTACTTCCATTGATAGGGAGAGAGAACATAACACACAGCCAAATGACCTAGCTTATGCTCTGTTCATCTCTGGCAGCACAGGTACACCCAAGGGAGTACAAATTAGCCATTCCAACCTTTCTAGCGCAATCCACCATCAGGCCGACTTCCTTGGCTTTGCCAATAACGCAAGATCATTCGATGGCTCTTCATACGCATTCGACGCGTGTATCttcaatttcttttatactattGCACGTGGGGCTTGTCTCAGTGTCCCCAATGCCAGCATCCGAAAGGGGGATTTGAGCTCTTTCATCGCTAAGCGCGAGGCCAATTTAGCCCAGCTTATCCCATCCATTTCACGAACCCTAGATGTCGGCGTACTACAACCCTAA
- a CDS encoding uncharacterized protein (TransMembrane:1 (o146-163i)~EggNog:ENOG41~antiSMASH:Cluster_5.1) yields MNVYGPTEWTNLWLTEVGNPSRLALIGSIGEILIEGPLMRLEYIGQKPSNSQTFIIDPPWLLAGIDGELGRKGGLFRTGDQVRCSEDGTLVYVDHIGSEIKLRGQRIDIAGLEDTIRRLIPRQHALTTAVEITRIPLRANVASRQGLLVILLVLILSLTKFFHPIRSQRHWS; encoded by the exons ATGAATGTATATGGGCCCACTGAAT GGACAAATCTTTGGCTTACTGAGGTTGGCAATCCATCTCGACTGGCGCTTATTGGATCTATTGGCGAGATTCTTATTGAAGGGCCGCTCATGAGATTAGAATACATCGGGCAGAAGCCTAGCAACTCACAAACATTCATTATTGATCCACCATGGCTCCTTGCTGGTATTGACGGCGAGCTCGGAAGAAAGGGTGGACTGTTTAGGACAGGTGACCAGGTGCGATGCAGTGAAGATGGAACGCTTGTATATGTCGACCACATCGGGTCCGAGATAAAACTAAGAGGACAGCGGATCGACATAGCAGGCCTAGAGGATACAATCCGACGCCTTATTCCTCGACAACATGCACTTACAACCGCAGTGGAAATTACGCGGATTCCCTTAAGAGCCAACGTTGCATCTCGCCAAGGGCTTTTAGTAATC CTGCTCGTCTTAATTTTGAGCTTAACAAAATTCTTCCATCCTATCCGAAGCCAGAGGCATTGGTCTTAA